A stretch of the Mycolicibacterium celeriflavum genome encodes the following:
- a CDS encoding transglutaminase-like domain-containing protein yields the protein MSDTSNESSFLETTGFLDWQHDDVQRFTEDAVGDVRDPVQKARLIFTAVRDRIWYDPYSTDDDPEHYRASYVATASRAYCIPKAVLLTAAARAAGIPARLGFADVRNHLQTTTLRARMGGTDVFVYHGYSELQLNNRWVKATPAFNAELCARFGVPPIDFDGHTDALLHAYDGGGSQHMEYLNDRGWYHDLPFTDIVTELHHRYGPLMAGAGAQRDAFSQEL from the coding sequence GTGAGCGACACTTCAAACGAATCGAGTTTCCTGGAGACAACTGGGTTCCTCGATTGGCAGCACGACGATGTACAGCGCTTCACCGAGGACGCGGTCGGTGACGTTCGTGACCCTGTGCAGAAGGCGAGGTTGATCTTCACCGCTGTGCGGGACAGGATTTGGTACGATCCCTATAGCACCGACGACGATCCCGAGCATTATCGGGCGAGCTATGTAGCGACAGCGTCGAGGGCGTATTGCATACCGAAGGCGGTGCTGCTGACCGCGGCAGCTCGTGCGGCGGGCATTCCGGCCCGGCTCGGATTCGCGGACGTGCGCAACCATCTGCAGACCACCACATTGCGTGCCCGGATGGGAGGTACCGACGTGTTCGTCTACCACGGATATAGCGAATTACAACTCAACAACCGCTGGGTGAAGGCTACTCCGGCGTTCAATGCCGAGCTCTGCGCGCGATTCGGTGTACCTCCGATCGACTTCGACGGCCACACCGATGCGCTCCTCCATGCCTACGACGGTGGGGGAAGCCAACACATGGAGTACCTCAACGACCGCGGTTGGTACCACGATCTCCCCTTCACCGACATCGTTACAGAGTTGCATCACCGGTACGGCCCGCTCATGGCTGGTGCTGGAGCCCAGCGTGACGCCTTCTCCCAGGAGTTGTGA